In the genome of Bradyrhizobium sp. CIAT3101, one region contains:
- a CDS encoding thioesterase family protein translates to MTNFSFDRELRFGDCDPSGIAYFPSYLNILNGVVEAFWAKIGFPWPELIMVRKIGTPTVHLACDFSRPSMFGDLLTFDLRIVRVGGSSLHLEHVVSGANGMRWRARQILAATSLVDHHAIPWPDDIRAALMPHVSVGEGAEGAPA, encoded by the coding sequence ATGACGAATTTCTCGTTCGATCGCGAGCTCAGGTTCGGAGACTGCGATCCTTCCGGGATCGCGTATTTCCCGTCCTACCTCAACATCCTCAACGGCGTTGTCGAAGCGTTTTGGGCGAAAATTGGTTTTCCGTGGCCGGAATTGATCATGGTCCGGAAGATCGGAACGCCGACGGTGCATCTCGCCTGCGATTTCTCCCGGCCGTCGATGTTCGGCGATCTCCTGACGTTCGACCTGCGCATCGTCCGGGTCGGGGGATCATCCCTCCATCTGGAGCATGTCGTCTCCGGCGCGAATGGCATGCGCTGGCGCGCGCGCCAGATCCTGGCTGCGACGTCGCTGGTGGATCATCATGCGATCCCGTGGCCCGATGACATCAGAGCCGCGCTCATGCCGCATGTGAGTGTGGGCGAGGGCGCCGAGGGAGCGCCGGCATGA
- a CDS encoding fumarylacetoacetate hydrolase family protein, which yields MRLVTYTLGSSGARLGVLVNGLVVDVEHLGASSGVTWPSDMLSFIDNGVTLLPALRDALAEANGRFPAGSAVAVEDVKLQAPIPRPRKNIFGIGLNYRAHVAESAKSLDTSQDLPKQPVVFSKPPTSVIGPGAAIQHNAKMTQQLDWEVELAVIIGRTATRVATEKAMDHVFGYSVMIDISARDNRRAGQWIFSKGMDTYAPFGPCIVTADEIPDPHDLRLWLTKNGVMKQDSNTKYMIFDIPVLIADISSGMTLEPGDIIATGTPEGVGAGMSPQEWLWPGDVVEAGVDGVGVIRHPVVAI from the coding sequence ATGCGTCTCGTGACCTACACCTTGGGCTCCAGCGGCGCCCGTCTCGGCGTTCTCGTCAATGGGCTGGTCGTCGATGTCGAGCACCTCGGTGCATCCAGCGGCGTGACATGGCCGAGCGACATGCTGTCGTTCATCGACAACGGCGTGACGTTGCTGCCGGCGCTCAGGGATGCACTGGCGGAGGCCAATGGCCGCTTTCCGGCCGGCTCGGCGGTTGCGGTCGAGGATGTCAAGCTGCAGGCGCCGATCCCGCGCCCGCGGAAGAACATTTTTGGCATCGGGCTGAACTACCGAGCCCATGTCGCGGAATCGGCGAAGAGCCTCGATACGAGCCAGGACCTGCCGAAGCAGCCGGTCGTCTTCTCGAAGCCGCCGACCTCGGTGATCGGTCCCGGCGCCGCCATCCAGCACAACGCGAAAATGACGCAGCAGCTCGACTGGGAGGTCGAACTCGCCGTCATCATCGGCAGGACCGCGACCCGCGTCGCGACGGAGAAGGCGATGGATCACGTCTTCGGCTATTCGGTGATGATCGACATTTCCGCGCGCGACAATCGCCGCGCCGGCCAGTGGATCTTCTCCAAGGGCATGGACACCTATGCGCCGTTCGGCCCTTGCATCGTGACCGCGGACGAGATTCCCGATCCGCATGATTTGCGGCTGTGGCTGACCAAGAACGGCGTCATGAAGCAGGACTCCAACACCAAATACATGATCTTCGACATTCCGGTTTTGATTGCCGACATTTCGTCGGGCATGACGCTCGAGCCCGGCGACATCATCGCCACGGGAACGCCGGAAGGCGTCGGCGCCGGCATGAGCCCCCAGGAATGGCTGTGGCCGGGCGACGTGGTCGAGGCCGGGGTCGACGGTGTCGGTGTCATCCGCCATCCCGTCGTTGCGATCTGA
- a CDS encoding cupin domain-containing protein, producing MRENVVGRANVEDTPELKAYYKDLEKYEAGALWTVANKIEPWAPQSASVPVLWRYDDLREHVLRSVELVSPEKAGRRVIYLNNPGRRDVSAAVGWLYSGLQVMHPGEVATAHAHSASALRFIMEGTGAYTIVDGHKMTLGARDFVLTPNGTWHEHGVEGNGSVCIWQDGLDIPLVNALEANFFAVHPKIQQEPSGYPVDGTTKTWGNPGLRPAGSKWSKSYSPMFKYEWEPTYESLRKYAAATDGSPYDGILMNYVNPITGGHVMQTIGASMQLLRPGEKTKSHRHTGSFIYQVAKGRGYSVIGGKRFEWQERDIFCVPSWAWHEHGNLADGEDACLFCFNDLPVIESLGFYREEAYGDNSGHQPVAA from the coding sequence ATGCGCGAGAACGTCGTCGGCCGGGCCAATGTCGAAGACACGCCCGAGCTCAAGGCCTACTACAAGGACCTCGAAAAGTACGAAGCCGGTGCCTTGTGGACGGTCGCCAACAAGATCGAGCCGTGGGCGCCGCAATCAGCGTCGGTTCCCGTGCTCTGGCGCTACGACGATTTGCGCGAGCACGTGCTGCGCTCGGTCGAGCTGGTCTCGCCGGAGAAGGCGGGGCGGCGGGTGATCTACCTCAACAATCCCGGCCGTCGCGACGTCTCGGCCGCGGTCGGCTGGCTCTATTCGGGATTGCAGGTGATGCATCCCGGTGAAGTCGCCACCGCACACGCGCACTCGGCCTCCGCCCTGCGCTTCATCATGGAAGGAACGGGCGCCTACACCATCGTCGACGGTCACAAGATGACGCTCGGGGCGCGGGATTTCGTGCTGACGCCGAACGGCACGTGGCACGAGCATGGCGTCGAAGGCAACGGCTCCGTCTGCATCTGGCAGGACGGCCTCGACATCCCCTTGGTCAATGCGCTCGAAGCCAATTTCTTCGCCGTGCATCCGAAGATCCAGCAGGAACCCTCCGGCTATCCCGTCGACGGCACGACTAAGACCTGGGGCAATCCCGGTCTGCGGCCGGCCGGTTCGAAATGGTCGAAGAGCTATTCGCCGATGTTCAAGTACGAGTGGGAGCCGACCTACGAGTCCTTGCGCAAATACGCCGCCGCGACCGACGGCTCGCCCTATGACGGCATTCTCATGAACTACGTCAATCCGATCACGGGCGGACACGTGATGCAGACGATCGGCGCGAGCATGCAATTGCTGCGGCCGGGCGAGAAGACGAAGTCGCATCGCCACACCGGCAGCTTCATCTACCAGGTCGCCAAGGGCCGCGGCTATTCGGTGATCGGCGGCAAGCGCTTCGAGTGGCAGGAGCGCGACATCTTCTGCGTGCCGTCCTGGGCCTGGCACGAGCATGGCAACCTCGCGGACGGCGAGGACGCCTGCCTGTTCTGCTTCAACGATCTTCCCGTCATCGAAAGCCTCGGCTTCTACAGGGAAGAAGCCTATGGCGACAATTCCGGCCACCAGCCGGTCGCCGCCTGA
- a CDS encoding carbon-nitrogen hydrolase family protein, producing the protein MLKLPRFRAAAVQASPVYLDPGATADKAASLVREAASHGAKLVAFPEVFVPGYPYWNWITDPVTGSAWFEKLAKASVLVPGPEVDVIRKAARDTGCYVVLGVNERSPVSLGAIYNTLVFIGPDGALLGKHRKLVPTWAEKLTWTGGDGSSLRVYDTGIGRLGGLACGENTNTLARFALLGQGELVHVASYIALPVAPPDYDMAEAIKLRAIAHSFEGKIFTIVSCSTVSEEIITAMETVVPDARARLQRKSSAFSGVIGPDGRVVGDALIDDEGIVYADIDLDRCIQPKQMHDIVGHYNRFDIFDLRVNRRALAPLGLADGEREAAEQGGFTPIPLRPE; encoded by the coding sequence ATGCTGAAGCTGCCTCGCTTTAGAGCTGCCGCCGTCCAGGCTTCACCTGTCTATCTCGACCCGGGCGCGACAGCCGACAAGGCGGCTTCACTGGTCCGTGAAGCAGCAAGCCACGGCGCGAAGCTCGTCGCTTTCCCCGAGGTGTTCGTTCCCGGCTATCCCTACTGGAACTGGATCACCGATCCCGTCACCGGCAGCGCGTGGTTCGAGAAGCTCGCCAAGGCGTCCGTGCTGGTGCCGGGTCCGGAGGTTGATGTTATCAGGAAGGCCGCGCGCGATACCGGATGCTACGTCGTCCTCGGCGTCAACGAGCGCAGCCCGGTGTCGCTGGGCGCGATCTACAATACGCTTGTGTTCATCGGCCCCGACGGCGCATTGCTCGGCAAGCACCGCAAGCTGGTGCCGACCTGGGCAGAGAAGCTGACCTGGACCGGCGGTGACGGATCGAGCCTGCGCGTCTATGATACCGGGATCGGACGTCTCGGCGGTCTCGCCTGCGGCGAGAACACCAACACGCTCGCGCGCTTTGCGCTGTTGGGTCAGGGTGAGCTCGTGCATGTCGCAAGCTACATCGCGCTTCCGGTCGCGCCTCCCGACTACGACATGGCGGAGGCCATCAAGTTGCGCGCGATCGCCCATTCCTTTGAAGGCAAGATTTTTACGATCGTCTCCTGCTCGACGGTGTCGGAGGAGATCATTACCGCGATGGAGACCGTCGTCCCCGACGCGCGCGCGCGCCTGCAGCGGAAGTCGAGTGCCTTCTCCGGCGTCATCGGGCCCGATGGCCGCGTGGTCGGCGATGCCCTGATCGACGACGAAGGCATCGTCTATGCCGACATCGACCTCGATCGCTGCATCCAGCCGAAGCAGATGCATGACATCGTCGGGCACTACAACCGCTTCGACATCTTTGACCTCAGGGTCAACCGGCGTGCTTTGGCGCCGCTGGGCCTTGCCGACGGTGAACGCGAAGCTGCGGAGCAGGGTGGCTTCACGCCGATACCACTAAGACCGGAATAG
- a CDS encoding indolepyruvate ferredoxin oxidoreductase subunit alpha — MAERSFAREVEDLRLGDGDTFRGEGILAITKALLQSGVAYVGGYQGSPISHLMDVLADAKDVLDDLGVVFQSSANEAAAAAMLSASVMYPLRGAVAWKSTVGTNVASDALANLASGGVTGGTMIIVGEDYGEGSSIMQERTHAFAMKSQMWLLDPRPDHECIVNLIEKGFELSEFSNTPVMLEVRVRACHMHGSFVCKDNVKPAHTIKDALNNPRRDVNRIVLPPAAYEHEQEKIKTRMPAAVGFVRDNKLNEWMGPKQGKVGIIMQGGMYNNVIRALQYLGLSDAYGNTQVPLYVMNVTYPVIDTEVAEFCLDKEAVLIVEEGQPEYLEQAINTVLRRKDIQARVHGKDVLPMGGDYTAQVLLGGVREFLEKTEPRLLGNRPPAPDAAPVLNHPAVEKLKQVVPARPPGLCTGCPERPIFAAMKLVEEELGQHHVSADIGCHLFSILPPFNIGATTMGFGLGPASTSAFNVKADKRSIAVMGDGGFWHNGLTSGIGNAVFNKHDGVFVIVDNYYTSATGGQDILSSRAINKRRDTNNSIVKAVKGIGGQWVRQLDRTYDVGKMRDTLKEALTTKEEGPKVIVASSECMLNKQRRVKPQMTKAIKDGVRTVKERFGVDEDVCTGDHACIRLSGCPSLSVKQLDDPLRDDPVAAIDNSCVGCGNCGEVSEAAALCPSFYRADVIHNPTGWDKFKSKVTMAVIGWLQRRRDRRRPALEALA; from the coding sequence ATGGCTGAACGGTCTTTTGCTCGCGAGGTCGAGGATCTCCGGCTCGGCGATGGCGACACGTTCCGCGGCGAAGGCATCCTCGCCATCACCAAGGCGCTGCTGCAATCCGGCGTCGCCTATGTCGGCGGCTACCAGGGCTCTCCGATCTCGCATCTGATGGACGTGCTCGCCGACGCCAAGGACGTGCTCGACGATCTCGGCGTCGTGTTCCAGAGCTCCGCAAACGAGGCAGCCGCGGCGGCGATGCTGTCGGCCTCGGTGATGTATCCCCTGCGCGGCGCGGTGGCGTGGAAGTCGACCGTCGGCACCAATGTCGCCTCGGACGCGCTGGCAAACCTCGCCTCGGGCGGCGTCACCGGCGGCACCATGATCATCGTCGGCGAGGACTATGGCGAAGGCTCCTCCATCATGCAGGAGCGCACTCATGCGTTTGCGATGAAGTCGCAGATGTGGCTGCTCGATCCGCGCCCCGACCATGAGTGCATCGTCAACCTGATCGAGAAGGGTTTTGAGCTCTCGGAATTCTCGAACACGCCCGTGATGCTCGAGGTCCGCGTTCGCGCCTGTCACATGCACGGCAGCTTTGTCTGCAAGGACAACGTCAAGCCGGCTCACACCATCAAGGATGCGCTCAACAATCCCAGGCGCGACGTCAACCGCATCGTGCTGCCGCCGGCGGCCTATGAGCATGAGCAGGAGAAGATCAAGACGCGGATGCCCGCGGCTGTCGGATTCGTCCGCGACAACAAGCTGAATGAATGGATGGGGCCGAAGCAGGGCAAGGTCGGCATCATCATGCAGGGCGGGATGTACAACAACGTGATTCGCGCGCTGCAATATCTCGGGCTGTCGGATGCCTATGGCAATACGCAGGTCCCGCTCTACGTCATGAACGTCACCTACCCCGTGATCGACACCGAGGTCGCGGAGTTCTGCCTCGACAAGGAGGCCGTCCTGATCGTCGAGGAAGGCCAGCCGGAGTATCTGGAGCAGGCAATCAACACGGTGTTGCGCCGCAAGGACATCCAGGCGCGCGTCCATGGCAAGGACGTGCTGCCGATGGGCGGCGACTACACCGCGCAGGTTCTGCTCGGCGGCGTCAGGGAGTTTCTGGAGAAGACGGAGCCGCGGCTGCTCGGCAACCGGCCACCGGCGCCGGATGCGGCGCCCGTGCTCAATCACCCGGCGGTCGAGAAGCTCAAGCAGGTGGTGCCGGCGCGACCGCCCGGGCTCTGCACCGGCTGCCCGGAGCGGCCGATCTTCGCCGCCATGAAGCTCGTCGAGGAAGAGCTCGGCCAGCACCACGTCTCGGCCGACATCGGCTGCCATCTGTTCTCGATCCTGCCGCCGTTCAATATCGGCGCGACCACCATGGGCTTCGGCCTTGGTCCGGCCTCGACCTCGGCCTTCAACGTCAAGGCCGACAAGCGCTCGATCGCGGTGATGGGCGACGGCGGCTTCTGGCACAATGGATTGACCAGCGGCATCGGCAATGCCGTGTTCAACAAGCATGACGGCGTCTTCGTTATCGTCGACAATTACTACACCTCGGCAACCGGCGGTCAGGACATCCTGTCCTCACGCGCGATCAACAAGCGGCGCGACACCAACAATTCGATCGTCAAGGCGGTGAAGGGTATCGGCGGCCAATGGGTGCGCCAGCTCGACCGCACCTATGATGTCGGCAAGATGCGCGACACGCTCAAGGAAGCGCTGACGACCAAGGAGGAAGGTCCCAAGGTCATCGTCGCCTCCTCCGAATGCATGCTGAACAAGCAGCGCCGCGTGAAGCCGCAGATGACCAAGGCAATCAAGGACGGCGTCCGCACCGTCAAGGAACGCTTCGGCGTCGATGAGGATGTCTGCACCGGCGACCATGCCTGCATCCGGCTCTCCGGCTGCCCGTCGCTCTCGGTGAAGCAGCTTGACGATCCCTTGCGCGACGATCCCGTCGCGGCGATCGACAATTCCTGCGTCGGCTGCGGCAATTGCGGCGAGGTCTCCGAGGCCGCCGCGCTCTGCCCCTCGTTCTATCGTGCCGACGTCATTCACAATCCAACCGGCTGGGACAAGTTCAAATCCAAGGTCACGATGGCGGTGATCGGCTGGCTGCAGCGGCGCCGCGACCGCCGTCGTCCGGCGCTCGAGGCGCTGGCATGA
- a CDS encoding indolepyruvate oxidoreductase subunit beta family protein, whose product MRDETVRLALPAAGEATERPISLAIVAMGGQGGGVLTDWIVQLAENHGWIAQSTSVPGVAQRTGATIYYIEAMPPLDGRKPILSLMPTPGDVDVVMAAEFMEAGRSILRGLVTPDRTTVIASNHRSFAIGEKIAPGNGIADGGAVTGAIGVAAKTEIIFDLNALAIAHGSVISAAMFGALAAADVLPFSRDSYLDVIRAGGKGAKASVETFEAAFDRVKTGAVGTAAPAPARQADVPSPATLDPDLAGLVARLNQELPEPARGMARAGLRKVVDFQDVAYGGEYLDILNKLQAADRSAGGSAHAYAFTQAAAKYLANAMTYDDVIRVADLKTRAGRRARIESELEMSDGQVLQTTEFMHPRMEEVMGMLPAGFGRWLGAQPRLLGWLDRRVNRGRRVRTYSLPWFLVLYVVGGMRGLRRRSLRHAIETAHRDGWLKAATDAVGTNYQLGVEILQCRRLVKGYSDTHSRGLSKFDRTLAAIKLVERRDDAADWARRLREAALKDSAGTALDGVIQTIRTFA is encoded by the coding sequence ATGAGGGACGAAACGGTCAGACTGGCCCTGCCTGCCGCGGGTGAAGCGACCGAGCGGCCGATCTCGCTCGCGATCGTCGCGATGGGCGGCCAGGGCGGCGGCGTGCTGACCGACTGGATCGTCCAGCTTGCCGAGAACCATGGCTGGATCGCGCAATCGACCTCGGTGCCCGGCGTCGCCCAACGCACCGGCGCCACGATCTATTACATCGAGGCGATGCCGCCGCTGGACGGCCGCAAGCCGATCCTGTCGCTGATGCCGACGCCCGGCGACGTCGACGTCGTGATGGCGGCGGAGTTCATGGAGGCCGGCCGATCCATTCTGCGCGGCCTCGTGACGCCGGATCGCACCACGGTGATCGCGTCCAACCACCGCTCGTTTGCGATCGGCGAGAAGATCGCGCCGGGCAATGGCATTGCCGACGGTGGCGCCGTCACCGGTGCGATCGGGGTTGCCGCCAAGACCGAGATCATCTTCGATCTGAACGCGCTTGCGATCGCGCATGGCAGCGTCATCTCGGCTGCGATGTTCGGCGCGCTCGCAGCCGCCGATGTGCTGCCGTTCAGCCGCGACAGCTATCTCGACGTGATCCGCGCCGGTGGCAAAGGCGCGAAGGCCAGCGTCGAGACGTTCGAGGCCGCCTTTGACCGGGTCAAGACCGGCGCCGTCGGAACTGCAGCGCCCGCGCCGGCCAGACAGGCCGACGTCCCCTCTCCCGCAACGCTCGATCCGGATCTCGCCGGCCTCGTCGCAAGACTGAACCAGGAGCTTCCCGAACCGGCGCGCGGCATGGCGCGCGCGGGCTTGAGGAAGGTGGTCGACTTCCAGGACGTCGCCTATGGCGGCGAATATCTCGACATTCTGAATAAGCTGCAGGCGGCCGACCGAAGCGCCGGCGGTAGCGCGCACGCCTATGCCTTCACGCAAGCCGCGGCCAAATACCTGGCCAACGCCATGACCTATGACGACGTCATCCGCGTCGCCGACCTCAAGACGCGGGCCGGCCGCCGCGCGCGCATCGAGAGCGAGCTCGAGATGTCGGACGGACAGGTGCTCCAGACCACCGAATTCATGCATCCCCGCATGGAGGAGGTCATGGGCATGCTGCCTGCAGGTTTCGGCCGCTGGCTTGGCGCGCAGCCGCGCCTGCTCGGCTGGCTCGATCGACGCGTCAACCGGGGACGCCGGGTGCGGACCTACTCGCTGCCCTGGTTCCTTGTGCTCTATGTCGTGGGCGGGATGCGCGGCCTGCGCCGCCGCTCGCTGCGTCACGCCATCGAGACGGCTCACAGGGACGGATGGCTCAAGGCCGCAACCGACGCGGTCGGCACCAATTACCAGCTGGGCGTCGAGATCCTGCAATGCCGACGCCTGGTGAAAGGCTATTCCGATACCCACAGCCGGGGCCTGTCGAAATTCGACAGGACGCTGGCGGCGATCAAGCTGGTGGAACGACGCGATGATGCCGCCGACTGGGCGCGCCGCCTGCGCGAGGCCGCGCTGAAGGACAGCGCCGGCACGGCGCTCGACGGCGTGATCCAGACCATCAGGACTTTTGCATGA
- a CDS encoding MarR family transcriptional regulator, which translates to MPAALKENIVPVPGQIETRLWLQLLSLHGELFASLNAMLSSEFGLSLAKFDVLAQLDRTRDGLALGQLSQNLKVTGGNVSGLVQRLLADDLISREMSSEDRRSFIVRLTPKGEALFRKAAEVHKKHLAKRLENVSARELDNALSVLKSLSSKLHTETKKQSRKR; encoded by the coding sequence ATGCCGGCAGCACTCAAAGAGAACATCGTTCCCGTCCCGGGGCAGATTGAAACCCGGCTCTGGCTGCAATTGCTGTCGCTGCATGGCGAGCTGTTCGCGTCGCTGAATGCGATGCTGAGCTCCGAGTTCGGCCTTTCGCTCGCAAAATTCGACGTGCTGGCCCAGCTGGATCGCACCCGGGACGGCCTCGCGCTCGGGCAATTGTCGCAAAATCTGAAGGTCACCGGCGGCAACGTCTCGGGGCTGGTGCAGCGTCTTCTCGCCGACGACCTCATCAGCCGGGAGATGTCGAGCGAGGACCGGCGGTCCTTCATCGTGCGCCTGACGCCGAAAGGCGAAGCGCTGTTCAGGAAGGCAGCCGAAGTCCACAAGAAGCATCTCGCCAAACGGCTCGAGAACGTTTCGGCCCGGGAGCTGGACAATGCGCTGTCCGTGCTCAAATCCCTTTCCTCAAAACTTCATACCGAGACCAAGAAGCAAAGTCGCAAGAGATAA
- a CDS encoding MarR family winged helix-turn-helix transcriptional regulator, protein MARESKSRWKSGPPRTRDQLQTYIPYLFNRLANRWNLDQNRDLSEHGVNNVVFRTLSVLFIYKTLTVNEVAVLAVTEQSTASRMVESMVSSGLVKREIAEEDQRRRVVGLTPDGEALLRKIWPIMANNYDKLIEGIDPDDIEVCARVLAKMVENIRQNQI, encoded by the coding sequence ATGGCCAGAGAATCCAAGAGCAGATGGAAGTCGGGTCCGCCGCGGACCAGGGACCAGCTGCAGACCTACATCCCGTATCTGTTCAACCGGCTCGCCAATCGCTGGAACCTCGATCAGAACCGCGATTTGAGCGAGCACGGCGTCAACAATGTCGTATTCCGGACGCTGTCGGTGCTGTTCATCTACAAGACCCTCACCGTCAACGAGGTCGCCGTCCTCGCGGTGACCGAGCAGTCGACCGCGAGCCGCATGGTCGAGTCCATGGTGTCGTCCGGCCTCGTCAAGCGCGAGATCGCCGAGGAAGACCAGCGCCGCCGCGTCGTGGGACTTACGCCGGACGGCGAAGCACTGCTGCGCAAGATCTGGCCGATCATGGCGAACAATTACGACAAGCTGATCGAAGGCATCGACCCCGACGACATCGAAGTCTGCGCGCGGGTGCTGGCCAAGATGGTCGAGAACATCCGCCAGAACCAGATCTAG
- a CDS encoding SDR family oxidoreductase translates to MSEIGTTLITGGNSGIGEALAKRLVERGQRVVSVGLETPSWTHDLLAAYRADLTSIEETRAIAQEICRDHAVDRIVHNAGVILPNLLPDARPEDILMLAQLHLGAPMLLTQAALEGMRSRRFGRIVFVSSRAAMGAATRSAYSATKAGVHGMARTWALELAADGITVNVVAPGPILTDNFWGIVPKGSEQQERMARNVPVGRLGSREDVAHAIEFFLDERSDFVTGQVLYVCGGTSLVGLGP, encoded by the coding sequence ATGAGCGAGATCGGCACGACACTCATCACCGGCGGCAATTCGGGGATCGGCGAGGCGCTGGCGAAAAGGCTCGTCGAGCGCGGGCAGCGCGTGGTCTCGGTCGGGCTGGAGACGCCGAGCTGGACGCATGATCTGCTCGCGGCCTATCGCGCTGATCTGACCTCCATCGAGGAGACACGCGCGATCGCGCAGGAGATTTGCCGCGATCACGCCGTCGATCGCATCGTGCACAATGCCGGCGTGATCCTGCCGAACCTGCTGCCGGACGCCAGGCCGGAGGACATTCTGATGCTGGCGCAGCTGCATCTGGGCGCGCCGATGCTGCTGACCCAGGCCGCGCTGGAAGGGATGCGTTCGCGCCGCTTCGGGCGCATCGTGTTCGTCTCTTCGCGCGCCGCGATGGGCGCGGCGACGCGTTCGGCCTATTCGGCGACCAAGGCCGGCGTGCATGGCATGGCGCGGACCTGGGCGCTGGAGCTCGCGGCTGACGGCATCACCGTGAACGTCGTCGCGCCAGGGCCGATCCTGACCGACAATTTCTGGGGCATCGTCCCGAAAGGTTCGGAGCAGCAGGAGCGGATGGCGCGCAACGTACCCGTCGGGCGGCTCGGCTCGCGCGAGGATGTGGCGCACGCGATCGAGTTTTTCCTCGACGAGCGCTCCGATTTCGTCACCGGCCAGGTGCTCTATGTCTGCGGCGGCACCAGCCTCGTCGGTCTCGGTCCGTGA
- a CDS encoding ATP-dependent acyl-CoA ligase — MTATVYARFHETALRRGEAGFLNVLPETAQIYGIPAGEIPYRAMLDRVERWRAAFANQGYGEGHRVGLLLQNRPVFVELWFALNALGVSVVPINPDLRLSELEYIIGHSEMNAAFVLVERRDEVELAARQAVRPIPVVTDQDQVPAPFGGARPSTVGGEASECALLYTSGTTGQPKGCVLTNTYFLHSGNWYRDVGGLIDLRGDGERMITPLPLFHMNAMAVSLMAMLSVGGSLTMLDRFHPRTWWTSVRDSRATCLHYLGVMPSMLMSAPASEQDRAHTVRFGFGAGVDKLLHAPFEQRFGFPLLEAWAMTETGSGGVIAANVEPRKIGTSCFGRPAPEVEIRIVDDGGHDAPVGTPGELLVRRAGADPRYGFFREYLKNPQATDEAWDGGWLHTGDIVSRDADGDLHFVDRKKNVIRRSGENIAAVEVESILNRHPAIRQAAVAATPDQVRGDEVAAVIIAGQAGADRALAEEIVRWSLEQMAYYKAPGWISFVDGLPLTATEKIQRGGLKDLVAKLMRDGAFFDLRDLKKRQV; from the coding sequence TTGACCGCCACCGTCTACGCCCGCTTTCATGAAACCGCGCTGCGCCGAGGCGAGGCGGGATTCCTCAACGTGCTGCCGGAGACGGCCCAGATCTACGGTATCCCGGCAGGCGAGATTCCCTATCGCGCCATGCTTGATCGCGTGGAGCGCTGGCGGGCGGCCTTTGCGAACCAGGGATACGGTGAAGGCCACCGGGTCGGGCTTCTGCTTCAGAACCGGCCGGTGTTCGTTGAGCTGTGGTTCGCGCTCAACGCGCTCGGCGTCTCCGTGGTCCCGATCAATCCGGATCTGCGGCTGAGCGAGCTCGAATACATCATCGGGCATTCCGAGATGAACGCGGCTTTCGTCCTCGTCGAGCGGCGTGATGAGGTGGAGCTGGCGGCGCGTCAGGCGGTGCGGCCGATCCCGGTCGTGACTGATCAGGACCAGGTTCCCGCGCCCTTCGGCGGTGCGCGGCCGTCGACCGTGGGAGGCGAGGCGAGCGAATGCGCGCTGCTCTATACATCCGGAACGACCGGGCAGCCGAAGGGCTGCGTGCTCACCAATACCTATTTCCTGCATTCCGGAAACTGGTATCGCGACGTCGGCGGCCTGATCGATCTCAGGGGCGACGGCGAGCGCATGATCACGCCGCTGCCGCTGTTTCACATGAACGCGATGGCGGTGTCGCTGATGGCGATGTTGTCGGTCGGCGGCAGCCTGACCATGCTCGATCGCTTCCATCCGCGCACCTGGTGGACATCCGTGCGCGACAGCCGCGCCACCTGCCTGCATTATCTCGGCGTGATGCCGTCGATGCTGATGAGCGCGCCGGCATCGGAGCAGGACAGGGCACACACCGTGCGCTTCGGCTTCGGCGCCGGCGTCGACAAGCTGCTGCACGCGCCGTTCGAGCAGCGCTTCGGCTTTCCGCTGCTGGAAGCCTGGGCGATGACCGAGACGGGAAGCGGCGGCGTCATTGCCGCCAATGTCGAGCCGCGCAAGATCGGCACCAGCTGTTTCGGACGCCCGGCGCCGGAGGTCGAAATTCGCATCGTCGATGACGGCGGACACGACGCGCCGGTCGGGACGCCAGGCGAACTCCTGGTCCGGCGCGCCGGCGCTGACCCGCGCTACGGCTTCTTCCGGGAGTACCTGAAGAATCCGCAAGCCACCGACGAGGCGTGGGACGGCGGCTGGCTGCATACCGGCGATATCGTGTCGCGCGACGCGGACGGCGATCTTCATTTCGTCGATCGCAAGAAGAACGTGATCCGCCGTTCCGGCGAGAACATCGCCGCGGTCGAGGTCGAATCCATCCTCAACCGCCATCCGGCCATCCGGCAGGCCGCGGTCGCGGCGACGCCCGATCAGGTCCGCGGCGACGAGGTTGCTGCGGTCATCATCGCCGGGCAGGCGGGCGCCGACCGCGCGCTCGCCGAGGAGATCGTGCGCTGGAGCCTGGAGCAGATGGCGTATTACAAGGCGCCGGGCTGGATCTCGTTCGTCGACGGCCTGCCGCTGACCGCGACCGAGAAGATCCAGCGCGGTGGCCTGAAGGATCTGGTCGCCAAGCTGATGCGCGACGGTGCGTTCTTCGATCTGCGCGACCTCAAGAAGCGGCAGGTTTGA